The proteins below come from a single Holdemania massiliensis genomic window:
- the asnS gene encoding asparagine--tRNA ligase: MLTFMTVRELYEMACSGSTMETDQIEYAQLQGWVRTNRNNGSIGFIELNDGTYFRNAQLVYSSDLANFQDVSKYLTGTALTVTGKVVLTPQAKQPFELQVTEVILEGACDNSYPLQKKRHSFEYLREIGHLRPRSNTFNAVFRVRSVLAMAIHEFFQDQGFVYVNAPIITGNDAEGAGEVFTVTTREDGNYEEDFFGKKANLTVSGQLQAEAFAMAFRDVYTFGPTFRAENSNTTTHASEFWMVEPEIAFADLEDDMDLIEDMIKYCIQYVMDNCPEEMKFFNQFIDNTLLDRLNHVLNSEFVRMPYTEAIDHLLKATKKFENPVSWGMDLNTEHERYLCEEVVKGPVFLIDYPKDIKAFYMRINADGKTVAACDLLVPAVGELVGGSQREERLDVLQNRMKEMGVHEEGLQWYLDLRRYGGCQHAGFGLGFERFIMYVTGMQNIRDVIPFARTPKNLLF, encoded by the coding sequence ATGCTTACATTCATGACCGTCAGAGAACTCTATGAGATGGCTTGTTCCGGCAGCACAATGGAAACCGATCAAATCGAGTATGCCCAGCTGCAGGGATGGGTCAGAACTAACCGCAACAACGGCTCGATCGGCTTTATTGAGCTGAACGACGGCACCTATTTCCGCAACGCTCAGCTGGTCTATTCTTCCGATTTGGCCAATTTTCAGGATGTATCCAAATATTTGACAGGCACGGCTTTAACCGTAACCGGAAAGGTTGTGCTGACGCCGCAGGCCAAGCAGCCTTTTGAGCTGCAGGTCACGGAAGTGATTTTAGAAGGCGCCTGCGACAATTCCTATCCACTTCAGAAAAAGCGTCATTCGTTTGAGTACCTGCGTGAAATCGGCCATCTGCGTCCGCGCAGCAACACATTCAACGCAGTATTCCGCGTCCGTTCCGTACTGGCTATGGCGATTCATGAATTCTTTCAGGATCAGGGCTTCGTTTATGTGAACGCACCGATCATTACCGGCAATGATGCCGAAGGTGCAGGTGAGGTTTTCACGGTGACTACGCGCGAGGACGGCAATTATGAAGAAGATTTCTTCGGCAAGAAAGCCAACCTCACTGTTTCCGGACAGCTGCAGGCAGAGGCGTTTGCGATGGCATTCCGCGACGTTTACACCTTCGGACCGACCTTCCGGGCTGAAAACTCCAACACGACAACGCATGCTTCGGAATTCTGGATGGTAGAACCGGAAATCGCGTTTGCGGATTTGGAAGATGATATGGATTTAATTGAAGATATGATTAAATACTGTATTCAGTATGTTATGGATAACTGTCCGGAAGAGATGAAATTCTTCAATCAGTTTATCGACAATACGCTGCTGGATCGGCTGAATCATGTTTTGAACAGTGAGTTTGTCCGGATGCCGTATACGGAAGCGATTGATCATCTGTTAAAAGCGACGAAGAAATTTGAAAATCCAGTTTCTTGGGGAATGGATCTGAATACAGAGCATGAACGTTATTTATGTGAAGAGGTAGTCAAAGGACCGGTCTTCTTGATCGACTATCCGAAGGATATCAAAGCCTTCTATATGCGGATCAACGCGGATGGAAAAACCGTGGCGGCCTGCGATTTGTTAGTCCCTGCGGTGGGTGAGCTGGTCGGTGGCTCTCAGCGTGAGGAACGGCTGGACGTCCTGCAGAATCGAATGAAGGAAATGGGCGTCCATGAGGAAGGTCTGCAGTGGTATCTTGATCTGCGCCGGTATGGCGGATGTCAGCACGCCGGATTCGGTCTGGGCTTTGAACGCTTCATCATGTATGTCACGGGAATGCAGAACATTCGCGATGTCATTCCCTTTGCCCGGACACCGAAAAACTTGTTGTTTTAA
- the tsaD gene encoding tRNA (adenosine(37)-N6)-threonylcarbamoyltransferase complex transferase subunit TsaD, which translates to MKRNLILAIESSCDETAAAVVEDGSKICSNIVSSQINVHKKYGGVVPEVASRIHVENISVVIEEALSQAEVTMDDILAIAVTQGPGLVGSLHVGVQAAKTLAWYYDKPLIPLHHIIGHIYANRFVDELRFPMIALVVSGGHTELVWMKEEWSFEILGTTQDDAIGEAYDKVSRVMGTGYPGGPVIDKMAKQGHPHYTLPKPKTEKPLDFSFSGLKSAVLQLIDREGKKGEELNKEDLSYAFQEAALDTLLKKTMAAVKEFKPKQVVLAGGVAANSRLREKISEMILETPDVHLTIPPLWCCTDNAAMIGAAGWTAYTHGLTGSLDIAANPSMEIETSSIH; encoded by the coding sequence ATGAAACGAAATTTAATCCTGGCGATTGAGTCCAGCTGTGATGAGACAGCCGCAGCGGTGGTTGAGGACGGCTCTAAGATCTGTTCCAATATTGTTTCTTCGCAGATTAATGTCCATAAAAAATACGGCGGGGTTGTCCCGGAAGTTGCATCACGAATCCATGTTGAAAATATTTCCGTCGTGATTGAAGAAGCTCTGTCCCAGGCAGAAGTCACAATGGATGATATTCTGGCGATTGCGGTTACCCAGGGACCCGGGCTGGTGGGTTCGCTGCATGTCGGTGTCCAGGCAGCCAAAACGCTGGCCTGGTATTATGATAAACCGCTGATCCCGCTGCATCATATTATCGGTCATATTTACGCGAACCGCTTTGTGGATGAGCTGCGTTTTCCAATGATCGCACTGGTTGTCTCCGGCGGGCATACCGAACTGGTCTGGATGAAAGAGGAATGGTCGTTTGAAATTCTCGGCACAACGCAGGATGATGCGATCGGCGAAGCTTATGACAAAGTTTCCCGGGTTATGGGAACAGGTTATCCAGGCGGTCCGGTGATTGACAAAATGGCCAAGCAGGGACATCCGCATTACACATTGCCGAAACCCAAAACAGAGAAACCACTCGATTTTTCATTCAGCGGGCTGAAATCGGCGGTGCTGCAGCTGATTGACCGGGAAGGCAAAAAAGGCGAGGAATTGAATAAAGAAGACTTGTCCTATGCTTTCCAGGAAGCTGCGCTGGATACTCTATTAAAAAAGACGATGGCCGCGGTGAAGGAATTCAAACCGAAGCAGGTTGTTCTGGCCGGCGGAGTTGCGGCCAATTCCCGGCTGCGTGAAAAAATCTCAGAAATGATTTTAGAAACTCCGGATGTGCATCTGACGATCCCGCCGTTATGGTGCTGTACAGACAATGCTGCGATGATTGGAGCGGCCGGCTGGACCGCCTATACACACGGTTTAACCGGGTCGCTGGACATCGCTGCGAACCCATCCATGGAAATTGAAACAAGTTCAATTCATTAA
- a CDS encoding helix-turn-helix domain-containing protein, whose translation MNTDEIKLKAALIRKRRIELNWKQEAFAKSLPMANSSFSEMERGLRPITEELYKTILNKLELPSLNKDWIEDQKTLMSLIKEKLYFCDYETASSLFKKLQRQEKLLNNSILFLEYNLTCFIYNITYNNCKEIKTDKYLKKYKDCLDYAQIYQFILYQGILEKNLHHPAKALTYFQTLFDYPYSVNYFQDLLYYQSSICLIQIGHLALAHKYNNKAEMLFKENNNFKRVAFSQMHEAIIYAHENHPTEAGKIYETLLKTYSKYLTDQDINIILSNAGNNYVSAAQYEKAQNIYKQLRSGWQTIPEIFYGIAWTLLHTDQSEELDKFLIYCKQYEKNKFIGDMLQIIDMQRTPNKEKEIESKLKACEKYLNREGSSEGMIFVYEQLIQYYETRSIVKQVKYLKKLNELNKRGMQYDQ comes from the coding sequence ATGAACACTGATGAAATTAAACTAAAAGCAGCTTTAATAAGAAAAAGACGAATAGAGTTAAACTGGAAACAAGAAGCCTTTGCAAAGTCACTGCCTATGGCAAATTCTTCATTTAGTGAAATGGAAAGAGGTCTGCGACCTATAACGGAGGAATTATACAAAACTATTCTAAATAAATTAGAATTACCTTCTTTAAACAAAGATTGGATAGAAGACCAGAAAACTCTAATGAGCTTAATAAAAGAAAAACTATATTTCTGTGATTATGAAACTGCTTCTTCATTATTCAAAAAATTACAGCGACAAGAAAAGTTACTTAATAATTCTATTCTGTTTTTGGAATATAATTTAACTTGTTTTATATATAATATCACTTATAATAATTGCAAAGAAATAAAAACAGACAAGTATTTAAAAAAATACAAAGATTGCTTAGATTATGCTCAAATTTATCAGTTTATTTTATATCAAGGAATATTGGAGAAAAACCTACATCATCCAGCAAAAGCATTAACTTATTTTCAAACCCTTTTTGATTATCCTTACTCTGTAAATTATTTCCAAGATTTATTATATTATCAATCATCAATTTGCTTAATCCAAATAGGGCATTTAGCATTAGCCCATAAATACAATAATAAAGCTGAGATGCTTTTCAAAGAGAATAATAACTTTAAACGCGTAGCATTTTCACAAATGCATGAGGCAATAATATATGCCCATGAAAATCATCCTACAGAAGCAGGAAAAATATATGAAACGTTATTAAAAACTTATTCAAAGTATTTAACAGATCAAGATATCAATATTATCTTAAGTAATGCTGGGAATAATTATGTTAGTGCAGCTCAATACGAAAAAGCTCAGAATATTTACAAGCAGTTACGATCAGGCTGGCAAACTATTCCTGAAATATTTTATGGTATAGCTTGGACATTATTGCATACAGATCAGTCAGAAGAATTAGATAAGTTTTTGATCTATTGCAAACAATATGAAAAAAACAAATTTATTGGAGATATGCTACAGATTATTGATATGCAGAGAACCCCCAATAAGGAGAAAGAAATTGAGTCTAAACTCAAAGCTTGTGAGAAATACTTAAATCGAGAAGGTAGTTCTGAAGGAATGATCTTTGTTTACGAACAGCTTATTCAGTATTATGAAACTCGCTCTATCGTAAAACAAGTCAAGTACCTAAAGAAATTAAATGAGCTGAATAAAAGAGGGATGCAGTATGATCAATGA
- the murQ gene encoding N-acetylmuramic acid 6-phosphate etherase, whose protein sequence is MSEVKLNHLTTERRNEKTMNLDTLSTHELLEIMNEEDHKVPEAVREAIPEIEKAVQAIIKALRSGGRLIYMGAGTSGRLGVIDSAECMPTFGTTYEVVGLLAGGPGAFLTAVEGAEDDAELGKQDLVDQKLTEKDVVCGIAASGRTPYVIGGLDYARSIGATAVSVACNKGSEVGKHADVAIEVDAGPEVLTGSTRLKSGTCQKLILNMLSTASMVGYGKVYGNLMVDVKATNLKLVERSKRIIMMATDCDYETAAKMYEVSGNYPKVAIVMILTGCTKEEAEERLKNNEGFVRQAIK, encoded by the coding sequence ATGTCTGAAGTAAAATTAAACCATTTAACAACAGAACGCCGTAACGAGAAAACGATGAATCTTGATACGCTTTCTACCCACGAATTATTAGAAATCATGAATGAAGAGGATCACAAGGTTCCTGAAGCGGTTCGGGAAGCGATTCCGGAAATTGAAAAAGCGGTTCAGGCGATCATCAAAGCGCTGCGCAGCGGCGGACGTTTGATTTACATGGGCGCTGGAACTTCTGGCCGCTTAGGTGTTATCGATTCTGCGGAATGCATGCCGACCTTTGGTACGACTTATGAGGTTGTCGGTTTATTAGCCGGCGGTCCAGGGGCCTTCTTGACAGCGGTAGAAGGTGCTGAGGATGATGCTGAATTAGGAAAGCAGGATCTGGTCGATCAGAAACTGACAGAAAAAGACGTTGTCTGCGGAATTGCAGCCAGCGGCAGAACCCCGTATGTCATCGGCGGTTTGGATTATGCGCGTTCCATTGGAGCAACAGCGGTTTCCGTTGCTTGCAACAAAGGCAGTGAAGTAGGCAAGCATGCAGATGTTGCGATTGAAGTTGATGCGGGACCGGAAGTTTTAACCGGCTCGACCCGTTTGAAATCCGGCACATGCCAGAAATTAATTCTGAACATGTTGTCAACCGCTTCCATGGTGGGCTACGGCAAGGTTTACGGCAACTTGATGGTGGATGTTAAAGCTACGAACCTGAAACTGGTAGAACGTTCAAAGCGCATCATCATGATGGCTACTGACTGTGATTATGAAACAGCGGCGAAGATGTACGAAGTTTCCGGCAACTATCCAAAGGTCGCAATTGTCATGATTCTGACAGGCTGCACTAAGGAAGAAGCGGAAGAACGGCTGAAAAACAACGAAGGATTTGTCCGTCAGGCGATTAAATAA
- the rimI gene encoding ribosomal protein S18-alanine N-acetyltransferase: MIRKMTLDDLEIVCEMELRLFSSPWPRESYEYELKENPYSHLFVAENETGTIVGYAGVWTTFDQAQITTIGVDLPYRRQHWASQLMDHMLGVAAEQGCEVISLEVRVSNIPALTCYKKYGFEIINIRKGYYQDNHEDAYLMMKPIGGSL, from the coding sequence ATGATTCGGAAAATGACGCTGGACGATTTGGAAATTGTCTGTGAAATGGAGCTGCGCCTGTTTAGTTCGCCCTGGCCGCGGGAAAGCTATGAGTATGAGCTCAAAGAAAACCCCTATTCCCATCTGTTCGTCGCTGAGAATGAAACGGGGACGATCGTAGGCTATGCGGGTGTCTGGACGACCTTTGATCAGGCTCAGATTACAACGATTGGCGTCGATCTTCCGTATCGTCGGCAGCATTGGGCCTCGCAGCTGATGGATCACATGCTGGGGGTGGCCGCTGAACAGGGCTGCGAAGTGATTTCACTTGAAGTGCGAGTGAGCAACATTCCAGCTTTGACATGTTATAAAAAATATGGTTTTGAAATCATCAATATCCGGAAGGGCTATTATCAGGACAACCATGAGGACGCTTATTTGATGATGAAACCAATAGGAGGAAGTTTATGA
- the abc-f gene encoding ribosomal protection-like ABC-F family protein: protein MLYQISRGSKSFGTETVFEDIQFEIRGTEKIAVVGRNGCGKSTLLKIMTGELELDKGEIHSTSGIQIGYLAQTTFPDETRTVRADLEQVFEPLQKMKTQLDELTERMATDYSEAVLDRYAQLETQFEMAGGYTWQSELMTVFTKFGFQEEMLDRTINTFSGGQKTRLAFVKLLLSKPDILLLDEPTNHLDLETIEWLEGYLKRYSRAVVLVSHDRMFLDHIAEEVYELEYGSMKHYTGNYTSFQNQKQQDLIRQQQMYNRQQKEIERLEGLIERFRYKATKAAMAQSKIKALERMEKIDAPQKSDTKSFSAHFVPRLKGGKTVLEIKDLKVGYDRPLCEISLEILSGQRIAVLGPNGCGKSTLMKTLVGDLPALGGDYLYGHQIETGYFDQQLAQFSSGKTVLEELWDDYPDLDRTQIRTVLGRFLFTSDDVFKTVDVLSGGEKVRLSLAKLMLRQANFLVLDEPTNHLDIVGKEALEEALNGYTGTILFVSHDRYFISKIATAILHLDMQGNAVYYPFGYEQFDEDQQQKEKEQAPKKDVEVQRQTPKRNPNAREAAKLEKQIAEKEEQLEGLREKRFDPEYYHDYQKMNELDEQIDDLHNEIEHLMQRWEECLEG from the coding sequence ATGCTCTATCAAATCAGCCGCGGAAGTAAATCCTTTGGCACGGAAACTGTCTTTGAAGATATTCAGTTTGAGATCCGCGGCACTGAAAAAATCGCAGTGGTCGGCCGCAATGGCTGTGGGAAGTCAACACTTTTAAAAATTATGACCGGTGAGCTGGAACTGGACAAGGGTGAAATTCACAGTACCTCCGGCATTCAAATCGGTTATCTGGCGCAGACAACGTTTCCGGATGAAACACGAACTGTCCGCGCGGATCTTGAACAAGTATTCGAACCGCTGCAGAAGATGAAAACACAGTTGGATGAGTTGACTGAGCGGATGGCTACGGATTACAGTGAGGCTGTGCTGGATCGGTACGCGCAGCTGGAAACGCAGTTTGAAATGGCAGGCGGCTATACCTGGCAGTCAGAGCTGATGACTGTCTTTACAAAGTTCGGCTTTCAGGAAGAAATGCTGGATCGGACGATCAATACATTCTCCGGTGGTCAGAAAACACGGTTGGCGTTTGTTAAGCTGCTTTTAAGCAAACCGGATATTCTGCTGCTGGACGAACCGACAAACCATTTGGATCTTGAAACCATTGAATGGCTGGAGGGCTATTTGAAGCGGTACAGCCGGGCAGTTGTGCTGGTATCTCATGATCGGATGTTCTTAGATCATATCGCAGAAGAAGTCTATGAGCTGGAATATGGTTCAATGAAGCATTACACCGGCAACTACACAAGCTTTCAAAATCAGAAGCAGCAGGACTTAATTCGCCAGCAGCAGATGTATAACCGCCAACAGAAGGAAATTGAGCGCCTGGAAGGTTTGATCGAGCGCTTCCGCTACAAGGCGACCAAAGCCGCGATGGCACAGTCAAAGATCAAAGCACTGGAGCGCATGGAAAAGATCGATGCGCCTCAGAAAAGTGATACAAAGAGTTTTTCCGCCCATTTTGTACCGCGGTTAAAAGGCGGAAAAACAGTGTTGGAAATCAAGGATCTTAAGGTGGGCTATGATCGTCCGTTATGTGAGATTTCCCTGGAAATTTTATCCGGCCAGCGAATCGCGGTACTCGGTCCAAATGGCTGCGGTAAGAGTACACTCATGAAAACGCTGGTTGGGGATCTGCCGGCTTTAGGCGGAGATTACCTATATGGGCATCAAATAGAAACCGGCTATTTTGATCAGCAGTTAGCGCAGTTTTCTTCCGGGAAGACCGTATTAGAAGAATTGTGGGATGATTATCCAGATTTGGACCGAACGCAGATCCGCACGGTCCTGGGACGGTTCCTGTTTACCAGCGACGATGTTTTCAAGACTGTGGATGTTCTTTCCGGAGGCGAGAAAGTCAGATTGTCCTTAGCTAAATTAATGCTGCGTCAGGCCAATTTCCTGGTGCTGGATGAACCGACCAACCATCTTGATATCGTTGGGAAGGAAGCCCTTGAAGAAGCGCTGAACGGCTATACCGGAACAATTTTGTTTGTTTCGCATGACCGTTACTTCATTTCAAAAATTGCGACGGCAATCCTGCATCTTGATATGCAGGGCAATGCGGTTTATTATCCCTTTGGTTATGAGCAGTTTGATGAGGATCAGCAGCAGAAGGAAAAGGAACAGGCACCAAAAAAAGATGTCGAAGTGCAGCGTCAGACGCCCAAGCGCAATCCCAATGCCCGTGAAGCAGCCAAGCTGGAAAAACAAATTGCAGAGAAGGAAGAACAGCTGGAAGGTCTGCGTGAAAAACGCTTTGATCCCGAATATTATCATGATTATCAGAAGATGAACGAACTGGATGAACAGATTGATGATCTGCATAATGAGATTGAACATTTAATGCAGCGCTGGGAAGAATGTTTAGAGGGATAG
- a CDS encoding redox-sensing transcriptional repressor Rex, with protein MPTKSVPKATLQRYPIYLKALRKLKNSGVTRIMSKELSEYVAIESTTIRRDFSFLGSLGKQGYGYDVDRLIEIFNEQLGMGFDEKIILVGAGNLGKALMNYNRWNHVVGEIVCAFDIRPESVGKTPIPVYHVDEMKDKIPEGCRIAILCVSSNVQDAADRLIECGITGIVDFSHEHFQVPKGVLVKPIDVVSTIQELVFETNNMKK; from the coding sequence ATGCCAACAAAGTCAGTCCCTAAGGCTACACTGCAGCGTTATCCGATCTATCTGAAAGCTTTGCGCAAACTTAAGAATTCCGGCGTAACCCGGATCATGTCCAAGGAGCTTTCGGAATATGTGGCTATTGAGTCCACGACGATCCGCCGAGATTTCTCATTTTTAGGATCGTTAGGGAAGCAAGGCTATGGCTATGACGTTGACCGCCTGATTGAAATATTCAACGAACAGTTGGGCATGGGATTCGATGAGAAGATTATTCTTGTCGGAGCAGGCAACCTTGGGAAAGCTTTAATGAATTACAATCGCTGGAACCATGTTGTCGGCGAGATTGTATGTGCCTTTGACATCCGTCCGGAGTCTGTCGGAAAGACACCGATTCCGGTTTACCACGTCGATGAAATGAAGGATAAGATTCCGGAAGGATGCCGGATTGCGATCCTGTGTGTTTCATCCAATGTTCAAGATGCTGCAGATCGTTTGATCGAATGCGGCATTACTGGTATTGTTGATTTCTCACATGAGCATTTCCAGGTTCCTAAGGGCGTTCTGGTTAAGCCGATTGATGTCGTTTCAACGATTCAGGAACTGGTTTTTGAAACCAACAACATGAAAAAGTAG
- a CDS encoding WapI family immunity protein, with translation MWFDIDASGINIKLQINGYKQSSKDNWDSEWCKCDFSFSSGEFLNYHKENDEVFLCCEVEALETALTELLDKKIQR, from the coding sequence ATGTGGTTCGATATTGATGCGAGTGGCATAAACATCAAATTGCAGATTAATGGATATAAGCAATCATCCAAGGATAATTGGGATAGTGAATGGTGTAAATGCGATTTTTCGTTTTCATCAGGTGAGTTTCTGAATTATCATAAAGAAAATGATGAAGTGTTCTTGTGCTGTGAGGTAGAAGCTCTGGAAACTGCATTAACTGAACTCCTAGATAAAAAAATTCAAAGATAA
- a CDS encoding helix-turn-helix domain-containing protein yields the protein MRENEHFIDLNYAVYLRIKEIQNTFNIKSTSKLAEMAGVNKSTISMLKTKREKTVTLQTIRLICDAVGITLAEFFNSPLFPNDQEKRLIEG from the coding sequence ATGCGTGAAAATGAACATTTTATTGATTTAAATTACGCTGTATATCTGCGAATCAAAGAAATTCAAAATACGTTCAATATCAAAAGTACCAGCAAACTGGCTGAAATGGCAGGTGTAAATAAATCAACGATTAGTATGCTGAAGACAAAGCGTGAGAAAACAGTAACCTTACAGACTATTCGCCTGATCTGCGATGCAGTAGGTATTACGCTGGCTGAATTCTTTAATTCACCTTTGTTTCCAAATGATCAAGAGAAACGGTTGATCGAGGGATAA
- a CDS encoding LicD family protein: MKKYVLKTDENGNEITVADVHKVLLEMLKMIDGICQKYNIPYFLNGGSALGAVRHQGFIPWDDDADIAMLYEDYKRFIIALKQDLPQEYTFQCFDTDKRYNPLIPGMKIRKKGTYLKEVNTLLANRCTECDGIFIDVFVYDYCSASKTMDLPLRMLNQLIMPFIILFDNLGMNPVFLKRWFVSNARMYGKLNEGSKKIGFDLTWTFKSPLKPFIFDYDDIYPVQYVPFEDTQLPIAHHPHEYLCTAIAPSYMTLPPEEEQKPKHIVDIRL, encoded by the coding sequence ATGAAAAAATATGTATTAAAAACTGATGAAAACGGCAATGAGATCACGGTTGCCGATGTCCATAAGGTACTTTTAGAGATGCTGAAAATGATCGACGGCATTTGTCAGAAATACAACATACCGTATTTCCTCAACGGCGGCAGCGCTTTAGGTGCAGTTCGTCACCAGGGGTTTATTCCCTGGGATGACGATGCAGATATTGCCATGCTGTATGAAGATTACAAACGTTTTATCATTGCTTTAAAGCAGGATCTGCCGCAGGAATACACGTTTCAGTGCTTCGATACTGACAAGCGTTATAATCCGTTGATTCCGGGGATGAAGATCCGCAAAAAAGGCACGTATTTGAAAGAAGTGAATACGCTGCTGGCGAACCGCTGTACGGAATGCGACGGCATTTTTATTGATGTTTTCGTCTATGACTACTGCTCCGCAAGCAAAACGATGGATCTGCCGCTGCGGATGCTGAATCAGCTGATTATGCCGTTTATCATTTTATTTGATAACCTCGGCATGAATCCGGTATTTCTCAAGCGTTGGTTTGTGTCCAATGCGCGTATGTATGGAAAGCTCAATGAAGGAAGCAAGAAGATCGGATTTGATCTGACATGGACGTTTAAGAGCCCATTAAAGCCGTTTATTTTTGATTATGATGATATCTATCCTGTTCAGTATGTGCCGTTTGAGGATACGCAGCTGCCGATCGCTCATCATCCGCATGAATACTTATGCACGGCGATCGCACCGAGCTATATGACGTTGCCTCCCGAGGAGGAACAGAAGCCGAAGCATATCGTTGATATTCGGTTATAA
- a CDS encoding N-acetylmuramoyl-L-alanine amidase, whose amino-acid sequence MTVEPSYVPRGSKLRWKSFLLLFIACCLIAYGGQWLMNQRQKKQVDTYGVCGLSNQKTRQLFESQITDESQLLSLGDYLYYGETLNLYHERYDRNGQDLFAGKTVILRNVCSGLDFVYMMEKNADGQIPLEDLDEGFYQVFIMQDLKEKQLISAEKLHDTFYTVTRTTTNKKIELIADQNLFDNPEEEPFLAKNYVFVQVSTETQPEDWIDVMIDPGAMHRDNGYTDKGVHGHGLQAYEENYRIAVKLKDQLEKLGLKVELTRDLDEIVNSYGEDGRLERAYSKHARYYINIEMKSATNVNLRGTDIVYSSFSSNRMASTVLKSIVENTSLTYAREATGSASGTSTGEDGTAYDGQKIIRESGGRILGAGTFSEASRQNQAFAAENRYGMQALTIQYLFLSNEADVAAWQNELDAIAEATAAGLAKAMRIPTEE is encoded by the coding sequence ATGACAGTGGAACCAAGCTATGTCCCGCGCGGCTCCAAACTGCGCTGGAAATCATTCCTCCTTCTCTTTATCGCCTGCTGTCTGATCGCTTATGGCGGTCAGTGGCTGATGAATCAACGGCAGAAAAAACAAGTGGACACGTATGGGGTCTGCGGACTGAGCAATCAGAAAACACGGCAGCTGTTTGAAAGTCAGATTACAGATGAATCTCAGCTGCTGTCATTAGGCGACTATCTTTACTATGGAGAAACGCTCAATTTATATCATGAACGCTATGACCGCAACGGTCAGGATTTGTTTGCCGGCAAAACGGTCATTCTGCGCAATGTATGCAGCGGGCTGGACTTTGTCTACATGATGGAAAAAAATGCGGATGGTCAGATCCCGTTAGAGGATCTGGATGAAGGCTTTTATCAGGTTTTCATCATGCAGGATCTGAAAGAAAAACAACTGATCAGCGCGGAAAAGCTCCACGATACTTTCTATACGGTCACGCGAACGACAACCAATAAAAAAATTGAGCTGATTGCAGATCAGAATCTTTTTGACAATCCGGAAGAAGAACCATTTCTGGCAAAGAACTATGTGTTTGTCCAAGTCAGCACTGAAACCCAGCCGGAAGACTGGATTGATGTGATGATTGATCCCGGCGCGATGCATCGGGACAATGGATATACGGACAAAGGCGTCCATGGTCATGGGCTGCAGGCGTATGAAGAGAATTACCGAATCGCTGTAAAATTAAAAGATCAGCTTGAAAAGTTAGGTCTGAAAGTGGAGTTAACTCGGGATCTGGATGAAATCGTCAACAGTTATGGCGAGGACGGCCGTTTAGAACGAGCGTATTCCAAGCATGCCCGTTATTACATTAACATTGAAATGAAAAGCGCAACCAACGTTAACCTGCGCGGAACGGATATCGTATATTCGTCTTTTTCCTCCAATCGCATGGCTTCGACGGTACTGAAATCGATTGTCGAGAATACCTCGCTCACATATGCCCGCGAAGCAACTGGATCGGCCAGCGGGACAAGTACCGGGGAAGATGGAACGGCTTATGATGGGCAGAAAATCATCCGGGAATCCGGCGGAAGAATATTGGGAGCTGGTACGTTTTCGGAAGCCTCCCGTCAGAATCAAGCCTTTGCGGCAGAGAATCGTTATGGCATGCAGGCCCTGACCATACAGTATCTGTTTTTAAGCAATGAAGCAGATGTAGCGGCTTGGCAGAATGAGCTGGATGCGATTGCGGAAGCCACCGCGGCGGGATTAGCCAAAGCAATGCGCATCCCAACTGAGGAATAA